One segment of Lolium rigidum isolate FL_2022 unplaced genomic scaffold, APGP_CSIRO_Lrig_0.1 contig_65118_1, whole genome shotgun sequence DNA contains the following:
- the LOC124682005 gene encoding uncharacterized protein LOC124682005, with amino-acid sequence MPYTEEDEDRMLMQAILESLKDLDKSNSKDTKTVASDAVSEESSVAKDGNHTTDVATLETDASSIYVSATDVPAKDVAICNSVAKKADVQSADRSAATDAAVSVNAAGASESNGSTQAVNGKSGPAESQKSKQNSSGEDGTRATLVVQKSRTGSLMDGLSQKWGSFFKNND; translated from the exons ATGCCTTACACCGAGGAAGACGAAGATAGA ATGCTGATGCAAGCAATTCTTGAGTCTCTGAAGGATCTAGATAAGTCAAATTCAAAGGACACTAAAACAGTTGCATCCGATGCTGTGTCCGAAGAAAGTAGTGTAGCAAAAGATGGCAATCATACAACTGATGTAGCAACATTGGAGACAGATGCATCCTCCATTTATGTCAGTGCCACTGATGTTCCTGCCAAGGATGTAGCTATCTGCAACAGCGTAGCAAAGAAAGCTGATGTGCAAAGTGCAGACCGCAGCGCTGCAACTGATGCTGCTGTTTCTGTAAATGCTGCTGGCGCATCAGAATCGAATGGCTCAACTCAAGCCGTCAATGGAAAATCTGGTCCGGCAGAATCCCAGAAATCCAAGCAGAACTCCAGTGGAGAGGATGGAACAAGAGCAACCCTGGTAGTCCAGAAGAGCCGGACAGGCAGCCTGATGGACGGGTTGTCACAAAAATGGGGTTCCTTCTTCAAGAACAATGACTGA